The sequence below is a genomic window from Vallicoccus soli.
ACCGCGAAGGAGAACCCGGAGGTAGGGACGCAGGAAGCTGATGGCCTTTTCCAGGGGGAGAACGCCCCGTTGGCCGCCCTCAGCGCGTTGGCGGCCCTGGGCGTCGTGCTCTTTAATGAAGGCGGGCTCTTCCGTAGGGCGTCCAGCCCGTATGACGTCACCGGTGCCCTCGTCCTTGTGGCAGTTGCGACCGCACTTGGCGCCGCCGCTCTTCTTGTCGTTGCGGCCAAGCGACGACACCGAAGCGGTGGGATTGCCTATCGCTGGCTACTAGTCGGGGGGTGGCTGCACGTCAGCGGCGCCGCTGTTTCGGCTTTCGCCCTGACTATAGTCGTTGCTCATATGGTGCGAGCTGAGGACCGCCAACCAGTCCCATGGTGGGCGCTTGTTGCTGTGATAGTTCTGTGCTGGCTCGGTGGTCGACCGCTGACGAGAGTGATTGAACAGCCGAGCCCTGAGACTACGACGCGCATCCGCGCCTTGCAAGAGGCGATTTCACAGGCAGATGAAGCGGCACATGAGGCAAGCATGGCTGAAGCGGCAACGACCCGTGCGCGTAGCCTTTTTCGCGCGCGTGTCGACAATGGCAAGGTCACCGGAGAGATCGCCCTTGTAAGGAGTGCGGCGACGAGGGCGGTGGGGTGTGCCGAGGACAGCGCGAGGTCAGCAACAAAGGTTCTGGAACCCAAGCGGAAGGCTGAACTGGCACAAATGCTTGACCTCGCCCGTCAGGCAGCAGGCGAGGCAGACAAGGCGCGCGTTGCCGCCCTGGGCCTTGACTTGTTTGACGGCAGGCAGCTTAACCGGGCGACCCTCCAACAGGCAGTCGGGGAGGCAAGATCCGCGACAAGCGAGGCGGGTGGTCTCCTGCAGAAGGCTGCGACCAAGATCGAGCGGCTGCCCGGGTTCGGTTCCAGCCAGTTACCACGGGCACTCAGCGCAGTCACTGCTGCAAGGGACTCCGCGTTCTCTGCGATGGCCGACGCCGAAGAAATCTGTGGTGCCCTAGACGAAGAGGCCCCGCTTCCTGATGATGCGGTCGAGGAGCACATTGGGGAACTCTCGGAGAAGCTTACGGAGCTCGTGCGGGGGACCGACGAGGCTATCGCGCAGATACGTCGCTATTGGCCGGTACTTTCTGATCCGAAGCTGGAGCGCGCAATCTCGTACGCTCAAGAGGCTGCGAGGGAGTCGGGGCTGGCCGATCAGGCAGCAAGGGAAGCGGAGCAGCGGCTGCGGGCGCGGGAGGGTGTGGATGAGAGTTTGCGCTCCGCACACTGGAGAGCAACGAGGGCGGGCAGATTCGCCCGAGAAGTCGGCGAGTCCCTCAGACAAGATTGAGCAGGCAGGGCGCGGGACTTGGGGCCGGGGGTTTGCGCAGGAGGCAGGGGTTCGCGGCCGAAAGCATCTCGTCGTCGCCGTCGCTCAGCCGCGCGCCGACCAGGGTGACCCTCCGTGCGTTCAGATCCGCGAACTGCGCGTCCACCCGCCGAGCTTGGGGGGTATCGCTTGGGCATGATGTTGAACCCTTGAAGCGAGGCCGCAGTCTCATAGGCGGAGAAGTCAACTCAACTTTGGGCAGTCCCAGTGCCCCATGGCGACTCCCTCCCTGAGGCGAGCTTCTGGACCCTCTCCACCCGACTCCCTTGAAAGACGGTTCGCCCACTGGACAGTTGGGTGCCGCGGGTGGCCCCGCGGTCGGGGGCTCACGCCAGCAACGCGGGCAGCAGCGAGCTCGCCTGCTTCCGGCGAGGGGCTTGACCATCGCTAGGTAGGGCTTAGTTGGTGTAGCAGGCGACGGCACAGCGGGCAGCCCGCCAGTTGAAGGCGCGGCTGACCATCACGTCAATGCGACCGGCTGTTCGGTTCCGTGGTTCTACTTCGCGACCAACGCAGAGAGGAGCGCTTGCAGTCTTGTCCTGCCAAGTTGACCCCTAGCGAGCCCGTGCTTCCGCATCTCGCCGATAATTTGTCTTATGTCAGGCTAAACTCTTCCTGCCTGCCCTCGCCGCCGGCATCGCTGCGCCCTCCTCCGACCGCGCCGGCCGGCCGGGCTGGTCCGCGCTGCTGGAGCCCGGTCGAGCAGTTGGTGGAGCGCTCGGCGGTATCCGCTCTCGTCTGCTCACCTCGGTCGAGCGGCGAGGACGCCGCTCAGGTGGCGGATCTGCGCGACGCGCTCGGTGGCGGCGGCCCCGGACCGCAGCGCCAGCACCTCCTCGCCGGCCTTTAGGAACATCCACCCGTCCGAGGACCACACTGGGCGAGTGGGACCGCCCGTGGGTCCGGGCAGGAGCTCGAGCGGGGTTCCGCCGCCGATCCGCGCGAGGTACGTGCGGCCCGCGGTGCCGTCCTGAGCTGCCCGCAGGGTCTGCGTGAACGCGACGACCGTCCGGCAGTCCGCGGACGCGAACAACCCACCGGGCAGGATCAGCCCCTCAGGGAGCGGCACCCGGCCCAGCGGCTTCCCGCTGTCGGCGTCGACGACCTCGATCGGGTCGACCGGACCGCGGCTGTAGTCCCGCCCGGGCGGCGAGCCGGTCGTCACCAAGCAGCCGTCGCCCACTGCTGCGACCTCCCGCCCGCGCGGGAGCATCCGCCGCGCCCGCGGCGTCGTGAGGACCGCTCCCCCACGTTGGTCGTCATACATGTGGAGCGTGCGCCCGTCGGCCGACGCCGAGTCGCCAGCCGCGCCCGGGTCGGTCCGAGACTGCGCCAGTGCCTCCTCGTCATCGAGGACCGGGCCGAGCCGCCCCGAGTCCACGTCGTACCAGCGGTGGTCGGCGATGTCGTAGTCGTTGCCGGTCGAGATCGCCACGAGAAGGCGGTGGTGCGTGGGCACGGCCGGGCGCACGGGCTCCTCCTGCACCCAGACCCAGCCGGCGACAACGACCGCGACCAGCACCGCGCCGGAAGCCCTGAGCGCCGAGCGTCCTCGGTGTCGGTCTCTGGCTCCCGACTCCCCGCTGGCGCTCATCACCCGGCGACCATAGCCGGGGGTGTCTCCCGCCGTCCCGACGCCGGACCGACCCGTTACACCCCAGACGGCGGGGCGCCTGCGCCGTGCGAGTGAGGCTCAGCCAGTCCGACGTCGCACTCGGACAGGGAGCAACCATCCTGCGTCGCGTCCCAGCCCATCGTGAAGATCCACGTTCCGCTCGGAACTAGCTCCGGCACCTGTGGCATGGACGACGCGACGGGAGCTTGGACGAACTGGACGAGGTGACGCCTCACGGATCGCAGTTCAGGAGAGGCGGCAGGACGGCGGCTTCGGAGCGAAGCGCCAAGACGCACCCTCGCTCCGAGTCGCCGCCCCTCCAAACCCTAGAAGAGGTCGAAACCCTCACCGTCAAGCTCGGCGGCGCCTCGGGCAGCTCGAGCCACTTCCTGGTGCGGGTAATCGGCTACTTCACCAAGACCGGCACCACCGGCGGGCAGAACAGCGACGCCGCGGCGGTGCAGTACCCGGTGCTGGCGGACCCGACGGTGCGCGGCGCCGGCAGCAGCGACCCGCAGGGCGGCGCTGGGCAGGTCACCGGCGAGGGCGCCTCGTCCAGCGCCGGCGGTGGGGGCGTGTTCGGGTGCGGCGCGGCGTTGCACGAGGTGGACAACTCCACGTGCCAGGGCGGGTCGGTGAACTCGCTTTCCGGGGAGTTCGTGCTCACCGACGTCGACCTGACCCGCCCTGGTCGCGGTCTGGGCTTCGGGTTCAGCCGCGCGTACCGCTCCGGGCGCACCACGGCCGGGCCGATGGGCCCGGGCTGGACCCACTCGTACAACACCCGGATGAACCGCTCGAGCACCGGCGACGTCAGCGTGGACTCCGGCGACGGGCAGTCGCTGAAGTTCACCAAGACCGGCACGACCACCTTCTCCGCGCCGGCCGAGGCCCGCTCCACGATGCGGATCAGCGACTCCTTCTGGGAGCTCACCCAGCGCAACCAGGTCGTGTCCCGCTTCAACGCGCGGCAGTGTCTCCTTGCGCGTATCCCGAACGCCGCGCGTCGAAGGTTATCAGCGTACCTACCGACCTCAATTAGTTGGCTGACAGCTGACATGGATGATATGCGAATGGCGCATTTCTTGCTAGGATGACTCGTATGTCTTCCCTTGGGCCTCGTGGCACTCTTGTAACACGCACTGTCCTGTACGGCTCGATCGCCGCAGCGTTCGGTGGAGTACTCCTCTTTCGATCGAATGACGGGTTCGATTGGCCGCCGAGCGCGGGTGAAGTGCTTACTCTTGTCGTGGTAGCGCTGCTTGTTGGATTTGTCGGCGCCGCCGGGGAATCGTGGGGTCGAACCTCGGGAAAACGGTAAGCCACTCTTTCGCCTCGCGCCGCACCCACAGCCCGCGGCGCGAGGTGCGAGGTGCGAGGTGCGGGGTGCGAGGTGCGCGAGCGTCCTCGAGTAGCTGTATATAGTCGCGGACAGGGTGGCTGGCTCGATCTCTGAATCGCCGGCTGGCGCAAACGTGCCAAGTCGAGCAGCGCGGTCTGTGGCAGGTTCAGGGACCGAGCGTCTCGCTGCGTTGTCTTGCCCTGGCGGCTCCAGACCGGCTCCCCTTGCGGGCCCGGGGAGCCTCTGCGGGCGCCTGAGCCACCGCATCACAAGGCGGCCGGGCCTGGAAGGTGTCAGCCAGCACCCGGGCCTGCACCACCTCCGCTTGGGCGACACCCTTCAGCGACGCCGACAAGCCGCGGCGGCGCTCCGCGGTGTCGTACGCCGCGTCACCGGCCGGCTGGAGTGACCCCGCGCGCTCCTGCTCCCCCGCACCCTCGGCGCTGTCGGCGCGGTCGGCGTCGACGAGCAGTCGGGCCGCCTCGCTCTCCTCGCGGCCGACCTGCCGGCGCTGGGTGCCGACCTCGCCCTCGGCGATCCCGCGCCGTGCCAGCGCCTCGCGCACTGCGGCCGGGTCGGCGCCGGGGGCGTCGACGCCGACGCCGTACCGCTCGTGAACCTCCTGGCGGATGCGTTCGGCGGCGCGGTGCGCGTCGGGGTCGATCCGCTCCCACGCCCGGGCGGTCTCCCACGCCTGGGCGACGTCCTGCGGCTGGGCGCGGTCCCACCACTCCGAGCGCTGCACCGGAGCCAGCTGGGCCCGGGCCGCGGAGCGCTCCGCGGCGAGGCGCGCGGCGAGCTCGCGGGCCTGCTGCTCGCTGGCGGCGCGGGCCTCCTGGGCGGCCTGCTCCCGCGCCCGGGCAATGACCTCAGCTACCCGGCCTGCTGCGGTCAGCCCCACTCGCAGCATGTCGTCGAACGTCTCGCCCATGCCGTCGCTCTCACCAGACCACTCGGCCACGATCCCTCCTCCCGCGCGCGTGCGCGCTCATCGCCCTGCTCATCGCTCGGTCTCGTTGCCCCGGTCGGCCCTTCGCCCGGGTGCTCCGGGTCGGCCGGGGCGCTGGCCCGCCCCGAGCCGCGCAGCCGGTTGGGGCGGCCACAGCCGGTTCGGGATCGGCGCACCGGACTCTCTCTGCTTCCCGGATTCGTCGGTTGGCTCGAGCGGCACCCGGCTCCCCATCGGGACCTGCCCGGCCCGCGCCACCCGCAGCGCCTCGGCGGCCTCCTCGTCGACGCCCAGCCGCAGCCCTTCCCCGTCCCGGCGGGCAGCCGCGGCCGCTGGCTGGTCGACGGCTCGGCCGCTGGGCTGGTGGGTCGGCACCGGGGGGAGCGCGTCGCGGACCTGCACCAGCTGGTGGCTGAGCACGGACACGAGCTCCTGCGCCCGGGTCGCCTCCTGCATGGCGGTGTGCGCCTGCCGGACCGCGATCGCGGTGTGTGCCAGCTGGCGCAACATCACCGCCTGTGCGACGGTGCCGCGCCCGCCACGCGCCGCGGAGGCGAACAGCAGCGCGGCGCCCTTCGCCGACGGCAGCGGGGCGGTCCCGAGCTGTGGTCCCTGCCGCACCTGGTGCGCGGGCAGCTGCGCGGACTTCGCCAGCGCGTCCGCCGTGGCGGCCAGCGGCCCCGGAGTGGCTTCGACCGCGGTCGACCAGGCGGCGAACGCCCCGGAGGTCTCCCGCGCGACGTGCGCCCAGGTGACCCGGTCGTGCGCGGGGACGTCGGCGAGGCGCTGGCGCAGCTCGGCGACCTCGCGGGCGTAGCGGCGCCACAGCTGCGGGTCCGGCTCGGACGCTTCCCGGCCCGGCTGCACGACCCGCCGCCCGCGCTTAGCGGCGTTCCACTCCGCCGCCGCCGCCGTGGCGTACTGCGGGCTGTCCGGCCAATCCACGCGCAGCCGCGGCAGAGTCAGGTCGCGGGCCAGGTGCCCGCCGCCGTACCAGATCGGCCGCTCTCTCAGGCCCACTCCTGCCGACGTCCGGGCCGGGCCGGCGGGTCGCTGGGCGACGGAGTAGCCCACCACGACGTCGGCGCGGCCGGAGGCGTACCGGGGGCGGGCGAGCAGCCCGGCGCGGCGCAGCCGGCGCACGAACTCCGCCTCATCGCCCGCGGCGGCGGCGCAGCCGCGCACCGTGCGGGCCAGCGACGCGCGCACCGGCTCCGGTGCGCCGGTGCGCTGGGCCTTGGCCAGCTCCGCCGGCTTCGCCCCCCGCGTAGCGTGCCCGGCGCCGCGGCTCTCCAGCACCTGCAGTCCGTGCTTGCGCTCGAGCTCCCCGGCCAGGCGCTGCGCGCTCGGCCGGTCGTTCCACACGCTGGCCTTGGTGCCGTCCTCCCGCACCAGCGACACCGCGACGTGCACGTGGTCGTTGCCGTTGGACGACAGGCCGTGGCGCACCGCGACCCACCGGCACGGCGCCTTCCCCTGCCCCGACGTGCCCCATCCGGTGTCGCCGGTGAAGCCCATGCCGTCGACGAAGTCGTGCGCGATCGCGGCCCACTGCTCGTCGCTGAGCTGCCCCTCCTCAGCGCGCAGGCTCAGCGAGCAGTGCCACACCGAACCCCCGGGCACGTCGACGTCGTACATGCGCCGCGGCGCGTCCAACTCCCGCGCGATCCGCAGCGCGTCCTCGCGGCTGAGCTCGGTGTCGTCGTGCCACGCCATCACCGCCGGGTCACCGGCGACCAGGTGCGGCTCGGTGTGCTCGTTGTGCCGTCCCGGGCCGGCCAGGTACACCAGCAGACCGCTCATCCGCTCACCGCGGGTGATGTTCGGCATCACGACCGAACCACCCCGCACACGCCCCATGCCGAGCCCCAGGCACCCGCCGCTGTCATACCTTCGCGACCTTCTCCATGGCGTCGTCGAGGCGCTCGACGACCCGGCGCACCGCCTGCAACGTGGCGTGCGCGTCAGCCGGGAACTCCTCGCCGGCGTTGGCGTGCCGGGCGATCTGGTTGACGTTGTTCGACACCGCCGCGAGCAGCCGCCGGATCGCGAACATCTCCGCCAACGCGTCCCGCCGCTGCGTCGGCGTGACCACTCCCCCAGCCGCCAGTCCGGCCGCCCCAGTCGCCCCAGCCGCGCCGACGGCTCCGCCAACACCTGCGCTGGTGTGCAGCGTCAACGCCGCCTCGATCAACAGCCGCGGCACCGTCACCCGCTGCGCCTCCGCCGCCTGCACCAGCCGCGCCTCCTCCTCCGGAGTCACCAACACCCGGTGACTGTGCCGCCGCCCACCGGCCACATTCGCGCGCCGCCGACGACCGAACCGGCTCCGCTTCGGCGTCCCGACATCAGCACCGTCAGGGGCGCCAGCGGGGGCATCGGCAGGGGCATCCGCCGGCGTCTCGTCGGACACGACACCACCCTCCCGCCCAGTGCTGTTCCCCGCCCGGGCACGTCTCAGCCCAGCGCAGCGACCCCGCCTCCGCGCGGGGACTCACACGCCAGTGTGCCCGGCCTCGACACCCTGTGTCGAGGCCGGCCTACGTTTACGGCATGTAAATGCATAGCTTGCTCTGCCAAGAGGCCGCCAGGGTTTCGCGCCGGTAGGCGCGGGGTCCGGGTCGGCGCCGCTGCGCGGCGCTACACGACACTTGGTACTTCCATGCCACCAAGCTGCCGCAACTACGCTGCTGCCATGACGACGAACCTCTCCCCCGACGCGGTCGCCGACGCCGCCCAGCGACTACTCAACGACCGCATCAACGCGGTGCGCGCCCTCGCCGAGGCCCGCCAGGCGCGCAACGACGCCCGGGCCCAGCTCGACGAGGCCGAGCGCGCCGACGCCGCCGCCTACGCCGCCGCACAGCGCGCCGGCTGGAGCACCGATGAGCTGCGTAAGGTCGGCTTCGACGAGCCCACCCGCAAGGCCCCCGGTCGCCCCCGCCGCCAGCGCACAACCCGCTCGACGTCGGCCACCAGCGACCCGGCGAGCGAGCAGGACTGACCGTGTCCGAGCACATGGACCCGCGACTGGTTCCACTGCAGCTCGGCGGCCTCCTCCTCGCCCTCCTCGGCACCGTGGTGACGATCCTGGAAGACACGGCCCTCTCGCCTGGATCGGCGTGGCGGCGCGGGCGCTCGGGGTCCTGACGCTCCTCGGCGCGTCGCTCTGGCTCGCCCGGACGCAGCGGCGCGACAGCCGGCTGACCCCGCTGCCCTGCAGCCCTACTACGGCCCTGCAGCCCTACTCGGCCCTGCGGGCCGTCCCCGAGCCGGCTTACGCCGGCACTGAGAGCGTCTCTCTTCTCCCCCTCCCGGCCGCACAAGTCTGCGGGCGCGGCGGCTCCAGGCAAGGTCGTACGTCCTCGCTGCGCTGCGGGCGCTCCACCTTGCCCTCCACCACCTCAACCGCCCGCGGACGCCTTGCTTGCCGGGAGGGGGCGAAGAACGGTCGGCCACCCATACCACCGTCGATTCTGAGATCGGTCATGTCCACATCGGCCAGGTGAGCGCGAGCACGCCCACGAGCCAGACGACGTTGACCACCCACCTGTC
It includes:
- a CDS encoding DUF6531 domain-containing protein; its protein translation is MRVIGYFTKTGTTGGQNSDAAAVQYPVLADPTVRGAGSSDPQGGAGQVTGEGASSSAGGGGVFGCGAALHEVDNSTCQGGSVNSLSGEFVLTDVDLTRPGRGLGFGFSRAYRSGRTTAGPMGPGWTHSYNTRMNRSSTGDVSVDSGDGQSLKFTKTGTTTFSAPAEARSTMRISDSFWELTQRNQVVSRFNARQCLLARIPNAARRRLSAYLPTSISWLTADMDDMRMAHFLLG
- a CDS encoding relaxase/mobilization nuclease domain-containing protein, which produces MSGLLVYLAGPGRHNEHTEPHLVAGDPAVMAWHDDTELSREDALRIARELDAPRRMYDVDVPGGSVWHCSLSLRAEEGQLSDEQWAAIAHDFVDGMGFTGDTGWGTSGQGKAPCRWVAVRHGLSSNGNDHVHVAVSLVREDGTKASVWNDRPSAQRLAGELERKHGLQVLESRGAGHATRGAKPAELAKAQRTGAPEPVRASLARTVRGCAAAAGDEAEFVRRLRRAGLLARPRYASGRADVVVGYSVAQRPAGPARTSAGVGLRERPIWYGGGHLARDLTLPRLRVDWPDSPQYATAAAAEWNAAKRGRRVVQPGREASEPDPQLWRRYAREVAELRQRLADVPAHDRVTWAHVARETSGAFAAWSTAVEATPGPLAATADALAKSAQLPAHQVRQGPQLGTAPLPSAKGAALLFASAARGGRGTVAQAVMLRQLAHTAIAVRQAHTAMQEATRAQELVSVLSHQLVQVRDALPPVPTHQPSGRAVDQPAAAAARRDGEGLRLGVDEEAAEALRVARAGQVPMGSRVPLEPTDESGKQRESGAPIPNRLWPPQPAARLGAGQRPGRPGAPGRRADRGNETER
- a CDS encoding MobC family plasmid mobilization relaxosome protein — protein: MSDETPADAPADAPAGAPDGADVGTPKRSRFGRRRRANVAGGRRHSHRVLVTPEEEARLVQAAEAQRVTVPRLLIEAALTLHTSAGVGGAVGAAGATGAAGLAAGGVVTPTQRRDALAEMFAIRRLLAAVSNNVNQIARHANAGEEFPADAHATLQAVRRVVERLDDAMEKVAKV